In the genome of Maribacter forsetii DSM 18668, the window TAGTAGGTGTATCTAACAATGCTTTTGGTGCTCATGAAAACAAAACGGATATTTCTGTTGAAGAAATAGGCGCAGCTTCAAATGCAGCGACAAATGACACCAAATCTGTTGAAATCGATAAAGTTGTTGGTAAGGCTACTATTGCCGATGCCGATATAGTCGTTTCTGCAGGTAGAGGAATGAAAGGTCCAGAAAACTGGGGAATGATTGAAGAATTAGCTGATGTTTTAGGTGCTGCAACTGCATGTTCAAAACCCGTATCCGACCTTGGATGGAGACCGCACGGTGAGCACGTAGGACAAACAGGAAAGCCCGTAGCAAGTAATCTTTACATCGCTATCGGTATTTCTGGAGCAATTCAACATTTAGCAGGCGTAAGTGCTTCTAAAACCAAAGTTGTGATCAATAATGATCCTGAAGCTCCTTTCTTTAAAGCAGCTGATTACGGTATTGTTGGAGACGCCTTTGAAGTTGTTCCTCAATTGATTGAAAAATTAAAGGATTTTAAAGCGCAAAACGGCTAAATTTTTGTTATTTTGTGCCCCTTAAAGGGCTGTTCGGATAGTTGGAGCCCCAAGTATTCGAACAGCCTTTTTTAGTTAAAATCCTATGAGTCTAGTACGATTAAAAATAAAAGGTATCTCTTACAGCCAAACTCAGAATGGGGCATATGCTCTTATTTTGAACGAGGTTGAAGGCGACAGAAAATTACCTATAGTCATTGGCGCTTTTGAAGCTCAGTCTATTGCAATTGCTTTAGAGAAAGAGATCAAACCCCCAAGACCACTTACGCATGACCTTTTTAAAAACTTCTCTGACCGGTTTGATATCGTTATCAAACAGGTGATTATTCATAAATTGGTAGATGGTGTATTTTACTCCAGTATTATCTGCGAGAGAGATGGTATCGAAGAAATTATAGATGCAAGAACTAGTGATGCCATTGCTTTGGCATTACGTTTCAATGCTCCCATTTTTACATATAAAACGATATTGGACAAAGCCGGTATTTTCTTGAAATTCTCTTCTAAAGAGAAAGACCAAAAAGATAACGATGACAGTATTATGGTCGATGAAATCTTGCAAGAAGGGGAAACTATAGAAATAGAATCCGGTGCATCAGACGGGTATACCGAACTTACTATAGATGAATTGGAAGCAGAATTAAAAAAGGCAGTCATCAACGAAGACTACGAAAAGGCGGCAAAACTGAGAGATGAAATCTCTAAACGTAATTAATTAAAGAGATTTGCATGAAGAATTGGGGTTGGGTTGTATTTATATGTTTTATTTTTTCGTTTTCTGCTTTTTCTCAAGATGCCGTTATTCAAGATAGCTTATCTACATTAACACCAAATAGTATTGTTGAAGATATTTCCAATCCTGTAGATCAAATAGTTCCTGTTGCAGGGTTTTCCATTCACAGTTTATGGAGAGGAATTTTAGGGATGGCTGTTTTAATATTTATATCTTTTTTGTTTAGCTCCAATAGAAAAGCAATTAATTGGAAAACTGTTGG includes:
- a CDS encoding electron transfer flavoprotein subunit alpha/FixB family protein, whose amino-acid sequence is MSVLVYTESEQGKFKKNAFEVASYASAVAQMMGTTVTAIAFNSTENESLGEYGVSKVINVKDDALATFNAGSYASSIAEAVKSTDAKVVILSSSTDTKYLAPLLSAKLSAGYAPNVVQAPDSTSPFTVKRTAFSNKGFAHTQIDTDIKIVGVSNNAFGAHENKTDISVEEIGAASNAATNDTKSVEIDKVVGKATIADADIVVSAGRGMKGPENWGMIEELADVLGAATACSKPVSDLGWRPHGEHVGQTGKPVASNLYIAIGISGAIQHLAGVSASKTKVVINNDPEAPFFKAADYGIVGDAFEVVPQLIEKLKDFKAQNG
- a CDS encoding bifunctional nuclease family protein; translation: MSLVRLKIKGISYSQTQNGAYALILNEVEGDRKLPIVIGAFEAQSIAIALEKEIKPPRPLTHDLFKNFSDRFDIVIKQVIIHKLVDGVFYSSIICERDGIEEIIDARTSDAIALALRFNAPIFTYKTILDKAGIFLKFSSKEKDQKDNDDSIMVDEILQEGETIEIESGASDGYTELTIDELEAELKKAVINEDYEKAAKLRDEISKRN